TTTTCAGACACTTTTGGATTCCGGCCTGCGCCGGAATGACGGTAATCGGACTTTTTAAAACGTTGTCAAAGTTTATTTGCTGAATAATTACAATAGAAAAAATCAAAAGATTAAATGGTGATAAAATGCTGGGCCCTTTACGATTCGACTCCAAATGGAGCGTGCCAAATCTCCTGACAATTTTAAGAATTTTTCTTGTACCTTTTTTCATAATCATGGTCATCGAAAAAAGATTTGCGCCGGCTCTAAGCGCCCTGACAATTGCCGGAATAAGTGATGCCCTCGATGGTTTCATTGCCCGTTACTTCAACCAGAGGACAGAGCTTGGCTCGTATCTAGATCCGATAGCAGACAAGCTCCTTATGGTATCATCCTATGTTTGTCTTGGTTATACCGGAGTTCTTCCGGACTGGCTTTGTGTAATTGTCATAAGCAGGGATGTTCTTCTTCTGCTTGGAATAGGAATCTGTTCCGTTGCAAACATCAAGGTAGAGATAAATCCAAGCAAAATCAGTAAACTAAATACTGTTGCCCAGATTTCGACAGTCTTCTTTATCCTTCTGACAAAGGTTGTTGCCTGGAATATAAATCCGCTTGTTTATGATTTGTTCTTCTATACAACTGCATGGCTCACTTTTCTGTCTGCCTGCCAGTATGCATACAGAGGACTTAGCGTTATAGGGCCGGACAAGTAATCCCAATCATATTTGACAAGGTCGCAAAAAGTCCGATTTCCGTCATTCCGGCGCAAGCCTAAATCCAGAAGTACCTGAAAATACAAAGATGCAGGATCAAGTCCGGCATGACTCTGACGTTCTTTTCTGACTTTTTGCAAGACCATCATGTTTCAAAGAGCAATAGCACCGGGGAATTCTTAAAAAAGTTCCCCGTACTCCATCTATAAAAACATCTTGATAAATTCGTCCAAGGTAGTAATGATAAAAAATCATTCTGGGCTGCCCCTGCAATGATTAAGAATTTAACCAAGAATAATTTCAAAATGAAAATCAAATACAAATCAACTTTTTTCCGAATTGAGAATCCTTATACGGAAGCAGATCAAAAAAAAGTATCGTCAAAAATCCAAAGCCCTGAACCCAGAAGCATCATCAACCAAACCAGTACAGCCATAGCAACTCCATTCTGTTTGAAGGCCCGGCAGTCCACAAGCAAACCTTAATAAAAACGTTATAAGAACCAGGAGATCCCCATGTCCTTAATAAAGGAAGGATCATTTGCTAAAAAAGTTAAAAACATATTTATTGGCAAAGAATTAGACCCAAACGACCATACGGTTTTCCATCGCCTGTCCCTGATAGCCTTTTTTGCCTGGGTCGGACTTGGGGCTGACGGACTTTCATCATCATGCTACGGCCCCCAGGAAGCATTTCTTGCC
Above is a genomic segment from Desulforegula conservatrix Mb1Pa containing:
- a CDS encoding CDP-alcohol phosphatidyltransferase family protein, whose translation is MLGPLRFDSKWSVPNLLTILRIFLVPFFIIMVIEKRFAPALSALTIAGISDALDGFIARYFNQRTELGSYLDPIADKLLMVSSYVCLGYTGVLPDWLCVIVISRDVLLLLGIGICSVANIKVEINPSKISKLNTVAQISTVFFILLTKVVAWNINPLVYDLFFYTTAWLTFLSACQYAYRGLSVIGPDK